One Spinacia oleracea cultivar Varoflay chromosome 4, BTI_SOV_V1, whole genome shotgun sequence DNA segment encodes these proteins:
- the LOC130459985 gene encoding pheromone-processing carboxypeptidase KEX1-like has protein sequence MLPSKFTSLGYLEKMDNETPRTYVQKIVFACDYLASTKNMPHLRHKDMMASMIIHCLPHKNPYIDLKNRFSDMHYGDGTPNWYKYGTSDGRWKYDSEVLATILEVAEISYEDGKYSAGLGMGYGGVESDGEDGMIHDEQASDVEEDSDDDVVEIENPNPIVPEPTIEISSGSEDELEENNVVDSEPQQNDEAMDEDSDPEEDLDDPNDQDFTLEQYKERNDRRDDVSL, from the coding sequence atgctaccttctaagttcaccagtctaggatacttagagaagatggataatgagactcctcgcacgtatgttcaaaagatcgtgtttgcttgtgactatttggcttcgaccaagaatatgccccaccttaggcacaaagatatgatggctagtatgattatacattgtttaccccataagaacccttacatagacctcaagaataggttcagtgacatgcattatggtgatggtacccctaattggtacaagtatgggactagtgatggtaggtggaagtatgattctgaggttcttgctactatcctagaggttgcggaaattagctatgaggatgggaagtattctgcgggtctaggtatgggctatggaggagtagaaagtgatggtgaggatggcatgatccatgatgaacaagctagtgatgttgaggaggatagtgatgatgatgtggtagagattgaaaatcctaaccctatagttcctgaaccaaccattgagatatccagtgggtctgaagatgagcttgaagagaataatgtggttgatagtgagccacagcaaaatgatgaggctatggatgaagactcggatccggaagaagacttggatgatcctaatgatcaagactttactctagagcaatacaaggaaagaaatgatcgtcgtgatgacgttagtctctag